The following are from one region of the Mustela lutreola isolate mMusLut2 chromosome 7, mMusLut2.pri, whole genome shotgun sequence genome:
- the LOC131836127 gene encoding large ribosomal subunit protein uL16-like, with translation MRGAFGKPQGTVARVHIGQVIMSIRTKLQNKEHVIEALRRAKFKFPGRQKIHISKKWGFTKFNADEFEDMVAEKRLIPDGCGVKYIPNRGPLDKWRALHS, from the coding sequence ATGCGGGGTGCCTTTGGAAAGCCCCAGGGCACAGTAGCCAGGGTCCACATTGGCCAAGTCATCATGTCCATCCGTACCAAGCTGCAGAACAAGGAGCATGTGATTGAGGCCCTACGCAGGGCCAAGTTCAAGTTCCCTGGCCGCCAGAAGATCCACATCTCCAAGAAGTGGGGCTTTACTAAGTTCAATGCGGATGAATTTGAAGACATGGTGGCTGAAAAGCGGCTTATCCCAGATGGCTGTGGGGTCAAATACATCCCTAACCGTGGTCCCTTGGACAAATGGAGGGCTCTGCACTCATGA